One Streptomyces sp. SAI-135 DNA segment encodes these proteins:
- a CDS encoding LuxR family transcriptional regulator gives MNDETRGAFAARTVGLAGLDAPEAGALAPTASDASDAASRRALAHGRRLLRDGPVGDACSALLRAAAGLRESDPVTARRGLLAAASAAWSAGDHDTYRRVFAVGPCRLCGAADAATPCARECPEAAWRDHRIGMSAVAQGDLQRAATVLEPRLLRVTPRAETEELCDAGSVALLLGRLPLARRLLSLALASARSSGAETEVPGIIAHLACAELREGRHPQARAHAEEGLVLARRLGQCNVAADLSAVRALVVSIAGDLPTVRDQVAQVLAVAQPHGLAQAAFLAEWAQARAELGAGKAEQAAARLAPLVQPGARQGHFGLWFLAVPCFVEACVLSDRALDAPEMVDLFAVWADLGADPQAPAQLARCRALLAPADRSEELYRAALAHHEKASGPYEHARTHLAYGMWLRRQRRPTEARTQLRAALMGFEHCGAALWAKRAGAELRAAGETNGTADAGLLSSLTPQQARIAQDVARGATNKEIAAELSISIRTVEYHLRNVFAQLGVRSRTGLAHLLANVADDHDRGGDLPEPG, from the coding sequence GTGAACGACGAGACCCGCGGCGCCTTCGCCGCCCGTACCGTCGGCCTTGCCGGCCTCGACGCACCGGAGGCCGGCGCCCTTGCGCCCACGGCGTCGGACGCGTCCGACGCCGCGTCCCGCCGCGCCCTGGCACACGGTCGGCGACTTCTGCGCGACGGCCCCGTGGGGGATGCCTGCTCGGCGCTGCTCCGTGCCGCCGCCGGACTGCGTGAGTCAGACCCCGTCACGGCCCGCCGCGGCCTGCTGGCAGCGGCGTCAGCGGCCTGGTCGGCCGGCGACCACGACACCTACCGGCGTGTCTTCGCGGTCGGCCCCTGTCGCCTGTGCGGCGCCGCGGACGCGGCCACACCGTGCGCCCGGGAGTGCCCCGAGGCAGCGTGGAGGGACCACCGGATCGGGATGAGCGCGGTGGCACAGGGCGACCTGCAAAGGGCCGCCACCGTCCTGGAACCCCGGTTGCTCCGGGTCACGCCCCGGGCGGAGACCGAGGAGCTCTGCGACGCCGGAAGCGTGGCTCTCCTGCTGGGCCGGCTCCCCCTCGCGCGTCGGCTCCTGAGCCTCGCCCTGGCGTCCGCGCGCTCGTCGGGAGCCGAGACCGAGGTTCCGGGCATCATCGCGCACCTGGCCTGCGCCGAACTGCGCGAAGGCCGCCACCCCCAGGCCCGCGCCCACGCGGAGGAAGGGCTGGTGCTCGCGCGCCGACTCGGGCAGTGCAACGTCGCCGCCGACCTGTCGGCCGTACGCGCGCTCGTGGTGTCCATCGCGGGTGACCTGCCCACGGTCCGCGACCAGGTCGCGCAGGTCCTGGCCGTCGCTCAGCCGCACGGGCTGGCTCAGGCCGCGTTCCTCGCCGAGTGGGCCCAGGCGCGCGCGGAACTGGGGGCGGGCAAGGCCGAGCAGGCGGCCGCCCGGCTGGCCCCGCTGGTCCAACCCGGTGCCCGGCAGGGCCATTTCGGGCTGTGGTTCCTGGCCGTACCGTGCTTCGTCGAGGCCTGCGTCCTGTCCGACCGGGCCCTCGACGCACCGGAGATGGTCGACCTGTTCGCCGTCTGGGCGGATCTCGGCGCCGACCCGCAGGCACCGGCGCAGCTGGCGCGGTGCCGGGCCCTCCTCGCTCCCGCGGACCGCAGCGAGGAGCTCTACCGTGCCGCGCTCGCCCACCACGAGAAGGCGTCGGGGCCGTACGAACACGCGCGCACCCATCTGGCCTACGGCATGTGGCTGCGGCGTCAGCGGCGGCCGACCGAGGCACGGACCCAGTTGCGGGCCGCGCTCATGGGCTTCGAACACTGTGGCGCGGCGCTGTGGGCCAAGCGCGCCGGCGCGGAACTGCGGGCGGCCGGCGAGACGAACGGGACCGCGGACGCCGGGCTGTTGTCCTCACTCACACCGCAGCAGGCGCGTATAGCGCAGGATGTGGCGCGCGGCGCGACGAACAAGGAGATCGCCGCGGAGCTGTCCATCAGCATCCGGACCGTCGAGTACCACCTGCGCAACGTCTTCGCGCAGCTGGGCGTCCGGTCGCGCACCGGTCTCGCACATCTGCTGGCGAACGTCGCCGACGACCACGACCGGGGCGGGGACCTGCCGGAACCGGGCTGA
- a CDS encoding helix-turn-helix domain-containing protein, with the protein MFDQPQFGRRLKRLRTARGLSQADVVGDGMSTGHLSRLESGDRRPTERTVAYLARRLGVDASALTGPPDGRSLSAVLAAAASAPPGTDSTAALGRAVEQDSGEDPAARWQALWLLSQAADRDGDYQLERTRLRELLALSRSLDAPDLHTRSLVRYARCTRAVGDMHTAESTAAEALSVARTAQLSVPDTLAALLELINTETELGRWEAASQHVDELERDLLPRASAVQAAEALWTAAVVSSRKGDDEAAVDRLTTALGLVRGGQQDLTFWARLRTAAGAAALQMSPPRVAAAKEWLTEAASVLDLTGTPAQLQELRALQAHLAFAQGRFEDAALLSRAVLSEEDLRLPYRDRVRLSVLDGRLAIHAGRVEEGVTALQQLARQATQSRHVDLAAHVWQVLATTLAAGIHPSGTAPCPAPSEH; encoded by the coding sequence ATGTTCGACCAGCCGCAGTTCGGCCGCCGGCTGAAAAGACTCCGGACCGCGCGCGGCCTGAGCCAGGCCGACGTCGTCGGCGACGGCATGTCGACGGGACACCTGTCACGCCTGGAGTCCGGCGACCGCCGCCCCACCGAGCGCACCGTGGCCTACCTGGCCCGCCGGCTCGGCGTCGACGCTTCGGCGTTGACCGGCCCTCCGGACGGCAGATCCCTGAGCGCAGTACTGGCCGCCGCGGCCTCGGCACCGCCCGGGACGGACAGCACCGCGGCGCTCGGCCGCGCGGTCGAGCAGGACTCCGGCGAGGACCCCGCCGCCCGCTGGCAGGCCCTGTGGCTGCTCAGCCAAGCCGCCGACCGCGACGGCGACTACCAGCTGGAGCGCACGCGACTGCGGGAACTCCTGGCACTGAGCCGCTCGTTGGACGCCCCGGACCTCCACACCCGCTCTCTCGTCCGCTACGCGCGCTGCACCCGGGCCGTCGGCGACATGCACACGGCGGAATCGACTGCGGCCGAGGCGCTCTCCGTCGCCCGCACCGCGCAGTTGAGCGTGCCCGACACGCTGGCCGCCCTGCTGGAGCTGATCAACACGGAGACGGAGCTCGGCCGGTGGGAGGCGGCTTCGCAGCACGTCGACGAGCTGGAACGCGATCTGTTGCCCCGGGCCTCCGCCGTGCAGGCGGCCGAGGCCCTGTGGACGGCCGCCGTGGTCAGCAGCCGCAAGGGCGACGACGAGGCCGCCGTCGACCGGCTGACCACAGCCCTGGGCCTGGTCAGGGGCGGGCAGCAGGACCTGACCTTCTGGGCCCGGCTGCGGACCGCCGCCGGGGCTGCGGCCCTGCAGATGTCACCGCCCCGGGTGGCCGCCGCGAAGGAGTGGCTGACAGAGGCCGCCTCCGTCCTCGATCTGACCGGCACGCCTGCGCAGCTCCAGGAACTGCGCGCCCTCCAGGCCCATCTCGCCTTCGCACAGGGCCGGTTCGAGGACGCCGCCCTGCTGAGCCGGGCCGTGTTGTCCGAGGAGGACCTGCGGCTCCCCTACCGGGACCGGGTACGGCTGTCGGTTCTCGACGGCCGGCTGGCGATCCACGCGGGCCGGGTCGAGGAGGGTGTCACCGCGCTCCAGCAGCTCGCACGACAGGCCACGCAGTCCCGGCACGTCGATCTCGCCGCCCATGTGTGGCAGGTGCTGGCCACCACCCTGGCCGCCGGCATCCATCCCTCCGGGACGGCACCGTGCCCTGCGCCGAGTGAGCACTGA
- a CDS encoding sigma-70 family RNA polymerase sigma factor, which translates to MTNVSELPSPLTLLPRAQAGDEHAMNHLLTAITPYVARICRSITHDDGADATQEALLAVYRGLGSLREPAAFYGWVRAVSVREAVRTAKRYGAESCCSEVEAQQEANPMDVVYISDVLERLSQAHRQILTLRAYGLNEEEMAEVLALPVGTVRSRLFRARRRFQEAWQPSAA; encoded by the coding sequence ATGACGAACGTCAGCGAACTCCCCTCCCCCCTCACGCTGCTCCCCCGAGCCCAGGCGGGCGACGAGCATGCGATGAACCACCTGCTGACCGCCATCACGCCCTACGTCGCGCGTATCTGCCGGTCCATCACCCACGACGACGGCGCCGACGCCACGCAGGAGGCGCTGCTCGCCGTCTACCGAGGCCTGGGGTCCCTGCGCGAACCGGCGGCGTTCTACGGCTGGGTGCGCGCCGTGTCGGTCCGGGAGGCTGTCCGCACCGCCAAGCGCTACGGCGCGGAGAGCTGTTGCTCCGAGGTGGAGGCGCAGCAGGAGGCCAACCCCATGGACGTGGTGTACATCAGTGACGTGCTGGAACGCCTGTCGCAGGCGCACCGGCAGATCCTCACGCTGCGGGCCTACGGGCTCAACGAGGAGGAGATGGCCGAGGTGCTCGCCCTGCCCGTGGGCACCGTCCGTTCCCGTCTCTTCCGCGCCCGCCGCCGATTCCAGGAAGCCTGGCAGCCCTCGGCGGCGTGA
- a CDS encoding PucR family transcriptional regulator: protein MSHAVQRASELALDERTVTALRAALRTTADEVVQAIIDEVPPYANALSGSMGGTIRRAVRTALGHYLDLASGKATGGDAGDAAYELGRGEVRDGRSMDALLSAYRVGARVAWRCLAAGAVPAGLPAAEVAKFAELTFAYIDELSAASAAGHADELAAQGRAQERHLEQLARDLLAGASPDVLLVSAQRAGWQPPVSLTAVLLPAAQARPAYRALDPSTLVLDDQPDATGVLLVPDADRSHLLRQLTDRTAVVGPARPWTRVSASYARAVRARSLSSDIRDTEEHLSELVLSADMDAFADLRARALAPLRALPEATARRLEETLRAWLLHQGRRDEVAAALFVHPQTVRYRMSQVRELFPDLASPHRVLELTLAVGLRGR from the coding sequence ATGAGCCATGCAGTCCAAAGGGCCAGCGAACTGGCGCTGGACGAGAGGACGGTCACCGCACTGCGGGCCGCGCTGAGGACCACCGCCGACGAGGTCGTCCAGGCGATCATCGACGAGGTCCCTCCGTACGCCAACGCCCTGTCGGGCAGCATGGGCGGCACCATCCGCCGAGCCGTCCGCACCGCCCTGGGGCACTACCTGGACCTCGCGAGCGGGAAGGCCACGGGCGGCGACGCCGGTGACGCGGCCTACGAACTGGGACGGGGCGAGGTACGCGACGGCCGTTCGATGGACGCCCTGCTCAGCGCCTACCGTGTCGGCGCCCGCGTGGCCTGGCGATGCCTGGCAGCCGGTGCCGTCCCCGCGGGGCTGCCCGCCGCCGAGGTCGCCAAGTTCGCCGAGCTGACGTTCGCCTACATCGACGAGCTCTCCGCGGCGAGCGCGGCGGGCCATGCCGACGAACTGGCCGCCCAGGGCCGGGCCCAGGAGCGCCACCTGGAACAGCTGGCCCGTGACCTGCTCGCCGGTGCGAGCCCGGACGTCCTGCTCGTCTCCGCTCAGCGGGCCGGGTGGCAGCCTCCCGTCTCGCTGACCGCGGTCCTGCTGCCCGCCGCCCAGGCCCGGCCGGCCTACCGGGCGCTCGACCCGAGCACCCTCGTCCTGGACGATCAGCCGGACGCCACCGGTGTGCTGCTCGTCCCCGATGCCGACCGGTCACATCTCCTGCGACAGCTGACCGACCGCACCGCCGTGGTCGGCCCGGCCCGGCCGTGGACGCGGGTGTCCGCCTCGTATGCGCGAGCCGTACGCGCGCGCTCCCTCTCCTCCGACATTCGCGACACCGAGGAGCACCTGTCCGAGCTGGTGCTGAGCGCCGACATGGACGCTTTCGCAGACCTGCGTGCCCGCGCCCTCGCACCCTTGCGGGCCCTGCCCGAGGCGACCGCGCGGCGGCTGGAGGAGACGTTGCGGGCGTGGCTGCTGCACCAGGGCAGGCGGGACGAGGTGGCGGCGGCGCTGTTCGTCCATCCCCAGACCGTCCGGTACCGGATGTCGCAGGTACGGGAGCTGTTCCCCGATCTCGCATCACCGCACCGGGTCCTCGAACTGACGCTGGCGGTCGGTCTTCGGGGCAGGTGA
- a CDS encoding acyl-CoA desaturase — protein MTAIDPTAHLTAEQIEELGRELDAIRDEVIASRGEKDAAYIRKVIAAQRKLELVSRGVLLFSMFPPAWVIGTAGLSVAKIMDNMEIGHNILHGQWDWMRDPKIHSTTWEWDHVSPADQWKHSHNELHHTYTNVIGKDNDLGYGIMRVDEDQKWHPFHLGQPLWNFINACFFEYGIAAYDLELGKNLNKRRRKNPEFRARAKEVGRKIRKQVLKDYVIHPLLSGPSFLPTLAATFTANLVRNLWSHSVIMCGHFPEGVQVFERRSIKGETRGQWYLRQMMGSANISGSKAMHFMTGNLSHQIEHHLFPDLPSNRYAEVAVKVRALFEKYELEYVTGPLPKQVFSAWRKVFRLSLPNKKKPTVQTPVREQELIAA, from the coding sequence TTGACCGCCATCGACCCCACCGCCCATCTGACCGCAGAGCAGATCGAGGAGCTCGGCCGCGAGCTGGACGCGATCCGCGACGAAGTGATCGCCAGTCGCGGGGAGAAGGACGCCGCCTACATCCGCAAGGTGATCGCCGCGCAGCGCAAGCTCGAACTGGTCAGCAGGGGCGTGCTGCTGTTCTCGATGTTCCCGCCCGCGTGGGTGATCGGCACCGCCGGACTGTCCGTGGCGAAGATCATGGACAACATGGAGATCGGCCACAACATCCTGCACGGCCAGTGGGACTGGATGCGGGACCCGAAGATCCACTCCACCACCTGGGAGTGGGACCACGTCTCGCCGGCCGACCAGTGGAAGCACTCGCACAACGAGCTGCACCACACGTACACCAACGTGATCGGCAAGGACAACGACCTCGGCTACGGCATCATGCGCGTCGACGAGGACCAGAAGTGGCACCCCTTCCACCTCGGCCAGCCGCTGTGGAACTTCATCAACGCCTGCTTCTTCGAGTACGGCATCGCGGCCTACGACCTGGAGCTCGGCAAGAACCTGAACAAGCGCCGCCGCAAGAACCCGGAGTTCCGCGCGCGGGCCAAGGAGGTGGGCCGCAAGATCCGCAAGCAGGTGCTCAAGGACTACGTGATCCACCCGCTGCTGTCGGGCCCGTCGTTCCTCCCCACGCTCGCCGCCACGTTCACCGCGAACCTGGTCCGCAACCTGTGGTCCCACTCGGTGATCATGTGCGGGCACTTCCCCGAGGGCGTCCAGGTCTTCGAGCGCCGGTCGATCAAGGGCGAGACGCGCGGCCAGTGGTACCTGCGCCAGATGATGGGCTCGGCCAACATCAGCGGCAGCAAGGCCATGCACTTCATGACCGGCAACCTGTCCCACCAGATCGAGCACCACCTGTTCCCGGACCTGCCGAGCAACCGGTACGCCGAGGTCGCGGTGAAGGTGCGCGCGCTGTTCGAGAAGTACGAGCTCGAGTACGTCACCGGACCGCTGCCCAAGCAGGTGTTCTCGGCGTGGCGCAAGGTCTTCCGGCTCTCCCTGCCGAACAAGAAGAAGCCCACGGTCCAGACACCGGTCCGCGAGCAGGAGCTCATCGCGGCCTGA
- a CDS encoding DUF3253 domain-containing protein: MDETDRQLGQRLEKAIMSLLERRAGTASICPSDAAREVYEGDDDGWRALMEPARRAAWRLVNDGAVEVTQGGRPVTEPETRGPVRIRRARR, translated from the coding sequence ATGGACGAGACGGACCGGCAGCTCGGTCAACGGCTGGAGAAGGCCATCATGAGCCTGCTGGAGCGCCGTGCCGGCACCGCGTCGATCTGCCCCTCCGACGCGGCGCGCGAAGTGTACGAAGGCGACGACGACGGCTGGCGGGCCCTGATGGAACCGGCCCGCCGCGCGGCATGGCGTCTGGTGAACGACGGCGCGGTCGAGGTGACGCAGGGCGGCCGGCCCGTGACGGAGCCGGAGACGCGCGGCCCCGTACGCATTCGGCGCGCACGCCGATAG
- a CDS encoding PAS domain-containing protein: MATTSFPDASPSKKKTAATAAPARRDLLAAQDHVTPAAACTAHLSPRDLTVTAAEPEFARQFGLSADDICGRGLLELLCSPVPGQLREQFTALSAGRSRRFKQRVTGRDGDGRNFPADITAIAVRQPSGEMVGVVVLLRRTAEAVTGGPVLSALDAQVLEGVARGESTVQLASRLYLSRQGIEYRVGQMLRRFDAPNRPALVARAHALGMFAAGQWPPRVLPERVR; the protein is encoded by the coding sequence GTGGCGACCACGAGTTTCCCCGACGCCTCGCCCAGCAAGAAGAAGACCGCGGCCACAGCTGCCCCCGCCCGCCGAGACCTCCTCGCCGCGCAGGATCACGTCACCCCGGCGGCCGCCTGTACGGCCCATCTCTCCCCGCGGGACCTCACGGTCACGGCCGCGGAACCCGAATTCGCCCGCCAATTCGGCCTGAGCGCCGACGACATCTGCGGACGCGGCCTCCTCGAACTGCTCTGTTCCCCGGTACCGGGCCAATTGCGGGAACAATTCACCGCGCTTTCCGCGGGTCGTAGTCGGAGATTCAAGCAAAGGGTGACGGGCCGGGACGGCGACGGCCGGAATTTCCCCGCCGATATCACCGCCATCGCCGTCAGACAGCCCTCGGGCGAGATGGTCGGTGTCGTCGTCCTCCTGCGCCGGACGGCCGAAGCGGTCACCGGCGGGCCCGTGCTCAGCGCCCTCGACGCGCAGGTGCTGGAGGGTGTGGCGCGTGGTGAGTCCACGGTGCAGTTGGCCTCCCGTCTGTATCTGAGCCGCCAGGGCATCGAGTACCGCGTCGGGCAGATGCTGCGGCGTTTCGACGCGCCCAACCGGCCCGCTCTCGTGGCGCGGGCGCACGCCCTCGGGATGTTCGCCGCGGGGCAGTGGCCCCCGCGTGTCCTCCCGGAGCGCGTGCGGTAG
- a CDS encoding ferredoxin reductase produces MVTTPLLPSDYLDLVSPLRAGADLRGRIEAVRPETGDAATIVIRPGRGWRGHTAGQYVRIGVDVDGVRLWRAYSLTSPTHRQDGRVTITVKAIPDGKVSNHLVRRAKPGTLIQLDQPTGDFVLPEAKPAKVLYLTAGSGITPVMGMLRDTEFDDVVMVHSAPRPQDVIFRSELHGLVAQKRLRLTEVHTDTDGVLDIARLDELVPDWAERETWACGPTGLLDAAEKHWSEHGVPERLHTERFRPCIVVAGDGGEVTFSATGKTVDANGATPLLDVGEEAGVLMPSGCRMGICFGCVSPLKAGAVRDLRTGEITEAEPGVLIQTCVSAAAGPCDIER; encoded by the coding sequence ATGGTCACGACGCCGTTGCTGCCGTCGGATTACCTCGACCTGGTCAGCCCGCTGCGCGCGGGCGCTGACCTGCGCGGGCGCATCGAGGCCGTGCGCCCCGAGACGGGCGACGCCGCGACCATCGTGATCAGGCCGGGACGCGGCTGGCGCGGCCACACGGCCGGCCAGTACGTGCGGATCGGGGTCGACGTCGACGGGGTGCGCCTGTGGCGCGCCTACTCCCTCACCTCACCGACACACCGCCAGGACGGCCGCGTCACGATCACCGTGAAGGCGATTCCCGACGGCAAGGTCAGCAACCACCTGGTCCGCAGAGCGAAACCGGGCACCCTCATCCAGCTCGACCAGCCGACCGGTGACTTCGTGCTGCCCGAGGCCAAGCCCGCCAAGGTGCTCTACCTGACGGCGGGCAGCGGCATCACGCCCGTGATGGGCATGCTCCGCGACACCGAGTTCGACGACGTCGTCATGGTCCACAGCGCGCCGCGGCCGCAGGACGTGATCTTCCGCAGCGAACTGCACGGCCTGGTCGCGCAGAAGAGGCTGCGGCTCACCGAGGTGCACACCGACACGGACGGCGTGCTCGACATCGCCCGTCTCGACGAGCTCGTGCCCGACTGGGCCGAGCGCGAGACCTGGGCGTGCGGGCCCACGGGCCTGCTCGACGCCGCCGAGAAGCACTGGAGCGAGCACGGCGTCCCGGAACGCCTGCACACCGAACGCTTCCGCCCCTGCATCGTCGTCGCCGGCGACGGCGGGGAGGTCACGTTCAGCGCCACCGGCAAGACCGTCGACGCGAACGGCGCCACGCCGTTGCTGGACGTCGGCGAGGAGGCCGGCGTGCTCATGCCCTCCGGGTGCCGTATGGGCATCTGCTTCGGCTGCGTCTCGCCGCTCAAGGCGGGCGCCGTCCGTGACCTGCGTACCGGCGAGATCACCGAGGCCGAGCCGGGCGTCCTCATCCAGACCTGCGTGTCCGCCGCGGCGGGCCCCTGTGACATCGAACGGTAG
- a CDS encoding condensation domain-containing protein, translating to MHRALCPVETLYVGQRSRAVLSCTLRGPVDVAALSAAFDATTEANPPLRSRIEQDGAGHVLRVLDADERPRLITRTGEEDEAYAAELNRPLSLGGPLSRAVLVSAPDGESHLFVLVVDHTITDGHSSIALHNALWDRYRRLVEGGTGESAEPEGPRWPEPVSRLLPAVDDADTAKYLDGRLEEIRRHPVELVPYDAVPGDGADAGGHIEVRRLTLDADLTSRLRRTARASGVSVHALISATLLVTARRRLPGDEGARTLGCLSPVDLRSRLDPPLPASALVPAVTTHLQTLQVSATSQPLEVARAVHARLSDFLSRGDHVHEMRITPEIPRTPALQLATVIATNMGVVPGPRLPAGLRAVDVRLVPGREQYFPQAGRSPVMACVVSFEGRLSIEFPHSTACYSPDFMRAFRDDVRAGLLAFTQAAEPGHVLATTG from the coding sequence ATGCACCGTGCGCTGTGTCCGGTCGAGACGCTCTACGTGGGCCAGAGAAGCAGGGCCGTGCTGTCCTGCACCCTGCGCGGACCGGTGGACGTCGCGGCACTGTCGGCCGCGTTCGACGCCACGACCGAGGCGAACCCGCCCCTGCGCTCCCGCATCGAACAGGACGGGGCGGGCCACGTGTTGCGCGTCCTCGACGCCGACGAGCGGCCCCGGCTTATCACCAGGACCGGCGAGGAGGACGAGGCCTACGCGGCGGAGCTGAACAGGCCGCTGTCGCTCGGAGGGCCGCTCAGCCGTGCCGTCCTGGTCAGCGCTCCGGACGGGGAAAGCCACCTGTTCGTGCTCGTGGTCGACCACACCATCACCGACGGCCACAGCAGCATCGCGCTGCACAACGCCCTGTGGGACCGCTACCGGCGGTTGGTCGAGGGGGGTACCGGCGAGAGCGCCGAGCCGGAGGGCCCACGCTGGCCGGAGCCGGTGAGCCGGCTGCTGCCTGCCGTCGACGACGCCGACACGGCGAAGTACCTGGACGGCCGCCTCGAGGAGATACGGCGCCACCCGGTCGAACTGGTCCCCTACGACGCCGTCCCCGGCGACGGGGCCGACGCGGGCGGACACATCGAGGTCCGCAGACTGACCCTGGACGCGGACCTCACCTCACGGCTGCGCCGGACGGCGCGCGCCTCGGGCGTCTCGGTGCACGCGCTGATCTCCGCGACCCTTCTGGTGACGGCGCGACGGCGGCTGCCGGGGGACGAGGGAGCCCGCACGCTCGGCTGCCTCTCCCCCGTCGACCTGCGCTCGCGGCTGGACCCGCCGCTGCCGGCCTCCGCCCTGGTCCCCGCGGTCACCACGCATCTGCAGACCCTTCAGGTGTCCGCGACCTCCCAGCCGCTGGAGGTGGCCCGTGCCGTGCACGCCCGCCTCAGCGACTTCCTCTCCCGCGGCGACCACGTGCACGAGATGCGCATCACGCCGGAGATCCCCCGCACCCCCGCCCTGCAACTGGCCACGGTGATCGCCACCAACATGGGCGTGGTCCCGGGCCCGCGCCTGCCCGCCGGGCTGCGGGCCGTGGACGTACGGCTGGTGCCGGGCCGCGAGCAGTACTTCCCGCAGGCCGGCCGCAGCCCCGTCATGGCCTGTGTCGTCTCCTTCGAGGGCCGGCTCAGCATCGAGTTCCCGCACTCCACCGCCTGCTACAGCCCGGACTTCATGAGGGCGTTCCGCGACGACGTACGCGCCGGACTCCTGGCCTTCACACAGGCGGCCGAGCCCGGTCACGTGCTGGCCACCACCGGCTGA
- a CDS encoding dienelactone hydrolase family protein gives MSDTPQTSCPTRTPHRHRRRRFGRLGSGLATAAALIGLLTSLTGGAEAADNPYERGPAPTTASIEANRGPYAVSQTSVSRLAVSGFGGGTIYYPTSTADGTFGAIAVSPGFTAYQSSIAWLGPRLASQGFVVFTIDTLTTSDQPDSRGKQLLAALDYLVQSSTVRSRIDAGRLGVMGHSMGGGGTLEAAKSRPSLQAAIPLTGWNLDKTWPEITTPTLVVGADGDTIAPVATHSQPFYTTLPSSTDRAYIELRGATHFTPNSNNTTIAKYSISWLKRFIDNDTRYEQFLCPLPAVSLTIAESRGNCPHTS, from the coding sequence ATGAGCGACACCCCACAGACGTCCTGCCCCACGCGCACTCCGCACCGCCACCGGCGCCGCCGCTTCGGGCGCCTCGGCTCCGGCCTCGCCACGGCCGCAGCGCTCATCGGCCTGCTGACCTCGCTGACCGGCGGAGCCGAGGCGGCCGACAACCCGTACGAGCGGGGCCCGGCCCCCACCACGGCGAGCATCGAGGCCAATCGGGGCCCCTACGCGGTGTCCCAGACCAGCGTGTCGCGACTCGCGGTGAGCGGGTTCGGCGGCGGCACCATCTACTACCCGACGAGCACCGCCGACGGGACGTTCGGGGCGATAGCGGTGTCACCCGGGTTCACCGCCTACCAGTCCTCGATCGCCTGGCTCGGGCCGCGGCTCGCCTCCCAGGGCTTCGTCGTCTTCACCATCGACACACTGACCACCTCCGACCAACCGGACAGCCGCGGAAAGCAGCTGCTGGCCGCACTGGACTACCTGGTGCAGAGCAGCACGGTCCGCAGCCGCATCGACGCCGGACGCCTCGGAGTGATGGGCCACTCCATGGGCGGCGGCGGCACCCTCGAAGCGGCCAAGTCCCGCCCGTCGCTCCAGGCCGCCATCCCGCTGACCGGCTGGAACCTCGACAAGACCTGGCCGGAGATCACGACTCCCACCCTGGTCGTCGGCGCCGACGGCGACACCATCGCGCCCGTGGCCACGCACTCCCAGCCGTTCTACACGACCCTGCCGTCCTCCACCGACCGCGCCTACATCGAGCTGCGGGGCGCCACCCACTTCACGCCGAACTCGAACAACACGACGATCGCGAAGTACAGCATTTCCTGGCTGAAGCGGTTCATCGACAACGACACCCGCTACGAGCAGTTCCTCTGCCCGCTCCCGGCCGTCAGTCTCACGATCGCCGAGTCCCGGGGCAACTGCCCGCACACCTCCTGA